In Solanum stenotomum isolate F172 chromosome 6, ASM1918654v1, whole genome shotgun sequence, one DNA window encodes the following:
- the LOC125868668 gene encoding uncharacterized protein LOC125868668 yields MTNKELLQKLMAKIGRKINARIDKQDENIKNLQMSQMSLVKQVVQVANSLNLRPEGGLSGDTEPNPKQLNAMSTRSGLQLDELSPKKRYTEAGTKEKKMEEGIPKYAKYVKEIVANKRRLTKYETVALTEDCSSRIQNRLPKKLKDLGSFTVQIIIRQSVHARGLCDLGASINLIPLSLYQKHGLGSRKAPEISRLN; encoded by the exons ATGACCAATAAGGAGCTACTCCAAAAGCTCATGGCTAAAATAGGGAGAAAAATAAATGCTAGGATAGATAAGCAGGATGAGAACATCAAAAACCTCCAAATGTCCCAAATGAGTTTAGTGAAACAAGTTGTGCAAGTAGCTAATTCTCTGAACTTGCGTCCCGAAGGTGGGCTTTCCGGCGACACTGAACCCAACCCAAAGCAACTAAATGCGATGAGTACTAGAAGTGGGTTACAACTAGATGAACTATCTCCAAAGAAGAGATATACTGAGGCTGGtactaaagaaaagaaaatggaagaG GGTATTCCAAAGTATGCTAAATACGTGAAAGAGATAGTGGCTAACAAAAGAAGGCTCACAAAGTATGAAACTGTAGCACTTACTGAGGATTGCAGCTCTAGAATTCAAAATAGACTacccaaaaagttaaaagatctGGGTAGTTTTACTGTTCAGATTATAATTAGGCAAAGTGTTCATGCCCGGGggttgtgtgatttgggggcAAGTATAAATCTGATACCCTTGTCATTGTATCAAAAGCATGGGTTGGGTAGTCGTAAAGCCCCAGAAATTAGTAGACTAAACTAA